The Streptomyces cyanogenus DNA segment GGCGCACCCGTGACGCGCTCGCCGCGGCCACCGCGGCGGGCGCCTCGCACATCGTCGTCACCGGCCGCGCCGTCCCGTGGACCCGGCACATCCTGGACGACCTCGGCTACGAGGGCCTGGCCGTCTGCGGCCAGGGCGCCCAGGTCTACGACGCCGGCGCGCACCGCCTGCTCACCTCGGTCACCCTGGACCGGCAGCTGGCGGGCGTAGCCCTGGCCAAGATCGAGGCCGAGGTGGGGCCGCTGTACCTGGCGGCCAGCCGGGACGGCCTGGACGGCGAGGTGCTGGTGGGCCCGGGGTACGCGGTCACCGGCAAGCTGCCCGCGACCCCGTTCACGGACGCCTCCGACCTGTGGACGGCACCCCTCAACAAGATCTACATCCAGCATCCGACGCTGAGCGACGACGAGCTGGCGGACGCGGCCCGGCGGACGGCAGGCGGCTTCGTCACGGTCGCCATGGCGGGCGCCGGCATCGTCGAGCTGCTGCCGCTCGGCCTGTCCAAGGCCACGGGCCTGTCCCTGGCGGCCCGCCGGCTGGGCCTGAAGGCCGCCGACACGATCGCCTTCGGCGACATGCCCAACGACATCCCGATGTTCGCCTGGGCCTCCCGCGGCGTGGCCATGGCCAACGCCCACGAGGAACTGAAGGCGGTGGCCGACGAGGTCACGGCGTCCCACGAGGAGGACGGCATCGCGGTGGTGCTGGAGCGGTTGCTGGGCTGAGCGCCCCGGCCGTCCGCGGTGGCCGTCCCCGCGCGGTTGCTACATTCGGCGGCCATGCGATCACGTGACTACGACCTCGACTTCCGCGACCGCGCGAGCCGGATACGGGCCTGGGGCATCGGTCTGCTGGCCGTGGCGGGGCTGCTGTGGGCCTGGTGCGCCGTCCTGCTGCTCACCCCGTACGAGGCGGATCGCAAGCCGGACGACCAGTACCCCGCCCAGTGCGAGTCCCGTCTCTTCACCGACCGCGGCACCGCCAACGAGGGCGTGTACAAGGGCGACTACTGCGCGAACGA contains these protein-coding regions:
- a CDS encoding HAD family hydrolase, with translation MSFPYGLIATDLDGTLLRSDESISRRTRDALAAATAAGASHIVVTGRAVPWTRHILDDLGYEGLAVCGQGAQVYDAGAHRLLTSVTLDRQLAGVALAKIEAEVGPLYLAASRDGLDGEVLVGPGYAVTGKLPATPFTDASDLWTAPLNKIYIQHPTLSDDELADAARRTAGGFVTVAMAGAGIVELLPLGLSKATGLSLAARRLGLKAADTIAFGDMPNDIPMFAWASRGVAMANAHEELKAVADEVTASHEEDGIAVVLERLLG